One stretch of Pararhizobium qamdonense DNA includes these proteins:
- the hisA gene encoding 1-(5-phosphoribosyl)-5-[(5-phosphoribosylamino)methylideneamino]imidazole-4-carboxamide isomerase has translation MILFPAIDLKDGQCVRLKLGDMEQATVYNADPGGQAKAFEDQGFEWLHVVDLNGAFAGETVNGAAVDAILQSTKNPVQLGGGIRTLDHIENWLSRGLARVILGTVAVRYPALVIEACKTFPGKVAVGIDAKGGKVAVEGWAEASELGVIELARKFEGAGVSAIIYTDIDRDGILTGINWDSTLELADAVSIPVIASGGLASMDDIRRMVQPNAAKLEGAISGRALYDGRIDPAEALALIRNAKGQAA, from the coding sequence ATGATCCTTTTTCCCGCCATCGACCTCAAAGACGGCCAGTGTGTTCGCCTCAAGCTCGGCGACATGGAGCAGGCAACCGTCTACAATGCCGATCCCGGCGGGCAGGCCAAGGCCTTCGAGGACCAAGGGTTCGAATGGCTGCATGTGGTCGATCTCAACGGCGCCTTTGCCGGCGAAACCGTCAACGGGGCTGCGGTCGATGCGATCCTGCAATCGACGAAGAACCCGGTGCAGCTGGGCGGCGGCATCCGCACGCTCGATCATATTGAAAACTGGCTGTCGCGCGGCCTTGCCCGCGTCATTCTCGGCACCGTCGCCGTGCGCTATCCGGCGCTGGTGATCGAGGCCTGCAAAACGTTTCCCGGCAAGGTCGCCGTCGGCATCGATGCCAAGGGCGGTAAGGTGGCTGTCGAGGGCTGGGCGGAGGCTTCCGAACTCGGCGTCATCGAACTGGCACGCAAATTCGAAGGCGCCGGCGTTTCCGCGATCATCTATACCGATATCGACCGCGACGGCATCTTGACCGGTATCAACTGGGATTCGACACTGGAACTGGCGGATGCCGTTTCCATCCCGGTCATCGCTTCGGGCGGCCTCGCCTCGATGGACGATATCCGCCGCATGGTGCAACCGAACGCCGCCAAACTCGAAGGCGCAATTTCCGGCCGAGCGCTCTATGACGGCCGCATCGATCCGGCGGAAGCGCTGGCGCTGATCCGTAACGCCAAAGGACAAGCGGCATGA
- the hisF gene encoding imidazole glycerol phosphate synthase subunit HisF — protein sequence MTLKARVIPCLDVKDGRVVKGVSFLDLIDAGDPVESAKAYDAAGADELCFLDITASSDNRDTIFDVVARTADHCFMPLTVGGGVRSVADIRKLLLAGADKVSINSAAVSNPDFVAEAADKFGNQCIVVSIDSKKVSQAGEEDRWEIFTHGGRQATGIDAVTFAEKMVKLGAGELLLTSMDRDGSKAGYDIALTRTIADRVSVPVIASGGVGTLDHMVEGIRDGHATAVLAASIFHFGTYSIGETKRYMAEHGIAMRLD from the coding sequence ATGACCCTCAAAGCCCGCGTTATCCCCTGCCTCGACGTCAAGGACGGCCGTGTCGTCAAGGGTGTCAGTTTCCTCGATCTGATCGATGCTGGTGACCCCGTCGAATCGGCCAAGGCCTATGATGCGGCCGGTGCCGATGAACTCTGTTTCCTCGATATCACTGCGTCTTCGGACAATCGTGACACGATCTTCGACGTCGTTGCCCGCACGGCCGATCATTGCTTCATGCCGCTGACCGTTGGCGGCGGCGTGCGCAGTGTGGCCGATATCCGCAAGCTTCTCCTGGCTGGTGCCGACAAGGTGTCGATCAATTCAGCTGCCGTCAGCAATCCGGACTTCGTTGCCGAAGCGGCCGACAAGTTCGGCAACCAGTGCATCGTCGTCTCGATCGATTCCAAGAAAGTGTCGCAAGCCGGCGAGGAGGACCGCTGGGAGATCTTCACCCATGGCGGCCGCCAGGCAACCGGTATTGATGCCGTCACCTTTGCTGAAAAGATGGTGAAGCTCGGCGCCGGCGAGCTGCTGCTCACCTCGATGGACCGCGACGGCTCGAAGGCGGGCTACGATATCGCGCTCACACGCACGATTGCCGACCGTGTGTCCGTCCCGGTCATCGCGTCCGGCGGCGTCGGCACGCTCGATCATATGGTCGAGGGTATTCGCGACGGCCATGCGACGGCGGTGCTGGCGGCCTCGATCTTCCATTTCGGCACCTATAGTATCGGCGAAACCAAGCGCTATATGGCAGAGCATGGCATTGCCATGCGGCTCGATTGA
- a CDS encoding phosphoribosyl-ATP diphosphatase, with amino-acid sequence MSNFSLSDLEAIVALRAKASPDESWTAKLVAHGQAKAAKKLGEEAVETVIAAISNDRANLVAESADLIYHLMVVLKIADIPLQDVMNELERRTSQSGLQEKASR; translated from the coding sequence ATGAGCAATTTCAGCCTTTCCGATCTCGAAGCGATCGTTGCCTTGCGGGCCAAGGCTTCGCCGGACGAATCCTGGACAGCCAAACTGGTGGCCCATGGGCAGGCGAAGGCGGCCAAGAAGCTGGGCGAGGAAGCGGTGGAAACCGTGATTGCCGCCATTAGCAACGACCGCGCCAACCTGGTCGCGGAGAGCGCCGATCTGATTTATCATCTTATGGTCGTATTGAAAATTGCTGACATTCCATTGCAGGATGTGATGAACGAACTTGAGCGGCGGACAAGCCAGTCAGGGCTCCAGGAAAAGGCAAGCCGGTAG
- the coaA gene encoding type I pantothenate kinase translates to MTIVAKEIAPADIPDHFDNKDYSPYRFFSAEEWSHFRADTPLTLSADEVQRLRSLNDPIDLSEVRRIYLSLSRLLSTHVESSQRLFAQRQQFLSMSNDAKTPFVIGIAGSVAVGKSTTARILAELLSRWPSSPKVDLVTTDGFLYPNATLLRDNMMDRKGFPESYDIGALLRFLSAIKAGQPNVQAPTYSHLTYDVLPDQFQVVDRPDILIFEGINVLQSRHLPADGKIVPMVSDFFDFSIYIDAEESLIHTWYVNRFMRLRQTAFRNPESFFKRYAQVSEDEALAIAEGLWQNINLKNLRQNILPTRPRADLILQKGPNHLTETVALRKL, encoded by the coding sequence ATGACAATCGTCGCCAAAGAGATCGCGCCGGCCGATATTCCGGATCATTTCGACAACAAGGACTATTCGCCCTACCGGTTCTTTTCCGCCGAGGAATGGTCGCATTTCCGGGCCGATACGCCGCTGACGTTGTCGGCCGACGAGGTCCAGCGGCTGCGGTCGCTGAACGACCCGATCGATCTGAGCGAGGTCCGGCGCATCTACCTGTCGCTGTCGCGTCTCCTGTCCACCCATGTGGAATCCTCGCAACGGCTGTTTGCCCAGCGCCAGCAGTTTCTCAGCATGTCGAACGACGCCAAGACGCCGTTCGTCATCGGCATTGCCGGTTCCGTGGCGGTTGGCAAATCCACCACGGCGCGTATTCTGGCCGAGCTCCTGTCACGCTGGCCATCGAGCCCGAAGGTCGATCTGGTGACCACAGACGGCTTCCTCTATCCCAACGCGACATTGCTGCGGGACAATATGATGGACCGCAAGGGCTTTCCGGAAAGCTACGATATTGGTGCGCTGTTGCGCTTCCTGTCGGCGATCAAGGCTGGGCAGCCGAATGTCCAGGCGCCAACCTATTCGCACCTGACCTATGATGTGCTGCCCGACCAGTTCCAGGTCGTGGACCGGCCGGATATTCTGATTTTTGAGGGCATCAACGTCCTGCAGTCGCGCCATTTGCCGGCCGATGGCAAGATCGTGCCGATGGTCTCGGATTTCTTCGATTTCTCGATCTATATCGATGCCGAGGAAAGCCTGATCCACACCTGGTATGTCAACCGCTTCATGCGCCTGCGCCAGACGGCCTTCCGCAATCCGGAATCCTTCTTCAAGCGCTATGCGCAGGTGAGCGAGGACGAAGCGCTGGCGATCGCCGAAGGGCTTTGGCAGAACATCAACCTGAAGAACCTGCGCCAGAACATCCTGCCGACGCGGCCGCGCGCCGACCTGATCCTGCAAAAAGGCCCCAACCACCTCACCGAGACGGTGGCGCTGCGCAAGCTCTAA
- a CDS encoding alpha-ketoglutarate-dependent dioxygenase AlkB family protein, whose product MQVLPKGIRHIPGFLDRPRQEALVENIRAIVADAPLYVPVMPRTGKPMSVRMTNCGSLGWVTDKERGYRYQPLHPVTGKPWPVIPDALLDIWRTVSGTSKEPEACLVNFYADDARMGLHQDRDEKDLETPVVSISLGDSCLFRVGNTERSGGTLSFKLSSGDIVVLGGEGRLAFHGVDKIYPNTSTLLKKGGRINLTLRRVTL is encoded by the coding sequence ATGCAGGTTCTGCCAAAGGGTATCCGGCATATTCCCGGTTTTCTCGACCGGCCGCGCCAGGAGGCCCTCGTCGAAAACATCCGCGCGATCGTTGCCGATGCCCCGCTCTACGTGCCGGTGATGCCGCGCACCGGCAAGCCGATGTCCGTGCGGATGACCAATTGCGGGTCTCTCGGCTGGGTAACGGACAAAGAGCGCGGCTATCGCTATCAGCCGCTGCATCCCGTCACCGGCAAGCCCTGGCCGGTAATACCCGATGCGCTTTTGGACATCTGGCGCACCGTCTCTGGAACCTCCAAGGAACCCGAGGCCTGCCTCGTCAATTTCTATGCTGACGACGCCCGTATGGGCCTGCACCAGGATCGTGACGAAAAAGACCTGGAAACGCCCGTCGTATCGATTTCGCTTGGGGATAGCTGCCTGTTTCGCGTCGGCAATACCGAGCGCAGCGGCGGAACGCTGTCGTTCAAGCTGTCGAGCGGCGATATCGTCGTTCTCGGCGGCGAGGGGCGGCTCGCCTTTCATGGCGTCGACAAGATCTACCCGAACACATCGACGCTGTTGAAGAAGGGCGGCCGGATCAACCTGACGCTCCGCCGTGTCACGCTTTAA
- the lysM gene encoding peptidoglycan-binding protein LysM produces the protein MGLFSFIKNAGKKLGIGGDDDAPDVEAVKKELASHDLGTDKVDVAVEGDKIVLKGVVKDQSAFEKAVVAVGNTLGISKVEAADLKVADGAATPAAAKDPVFYTVKKGDNLWKIAEAQYGKGKGAKNTVIFEANKPMLTHPDKIYPGQVLRIPALDQA, from the coding sequence ATGGGTCTGTTCAGCTTTATCAAGAATGCCGGCAAGAAGCTCGGCATCGGCGGCGATGACGATGCGCCGGATGTCGAAGCGGTGAAGAAGGAGCTGGCGTCCCACGATCTCGGCACCGACAAGGTCGATGTGGCGGTCGAGGGCGACAAGATCGTGCTCAAGGGCGTGGTGAAGGACCAGTCCGCCTTTGAAAAGGCCGTCGTTGCGGTGGGCAATACGCTCGGGATTTCAAAGGTAGAAGCGGCCGACCTGAAGGTGGCCGATGGCGCAGCCACCCCCGCAGCAGCCAAGGACCCGGTCTTTTACACGGTGAAAAAGGGCGACAACCTCTGGAAGATCGCCGAAGCGCAGTATGGCAAGGGCAAGGGCGCGAAGAACACCGTCATCTTCGAAGCCAACAAGCCGATGCTGACCCATCCGGATAAGATCTATCCCGGCCAGGTCCTGCGTATTCCGGCTCTCGATCAGGCCTGA
- the arfB gene encoding alternative ribosome rescue aminoacyl-tRNA hydrolase ArfB, whose translation MASDPLYINDRIVIAGWELTEQFVLAGGPGGQNVNKVSTAVQLFYGLAASPALPERVRDNAIKLAGRKVSKDGVLMIEASRFRSQERNREDARERLKELILKAAEPPPPPRRKTKPTKGSIERRLKEKTGRGEVKKMRGRPEND comes from the coding sequence ATGGCCAGCGATCCGCTCTACATCAACGACCGCATTGTCATCGCCGGCTGGGAGCTGACGGAGCAATTCGTGCTGGCCGGCGGCCCCGGCGGCCAGAATGTCAACAAGGTCTCGACGGCGGTGCAGCTGTTCTATGGCCTCGCCGCCTCGCCAGCCCTGCCGGAGCGGGTGCGCGATAATGCCATCAAGCTGGCCGGCCGCAAGGTCTCCAAGGATGGCGTGCTGATGATCGAGGCGAGCCGGTTTCGCAGCCAGGAGCGCAACCGCGAGGATGCGCGCGAGCGGCTAAAGGAGCTGATACTTAAGGCTGCCGAACCGCCGCCGCCGCCGCGACGCAAGACCAAACCGACCAAGGGATCGATCGAACGCCGCCTGAAGGAAAAGACCGGACGCGGCGAAGTCAAGAAGATGCGCGGCCGTCCGGAAAACGATTGA
- a CDS encoding phosphoenolpyruvate carboxykinase, with amino-acid sequence MQELGIRNPSLGLESIGFTNLDMVRYNFGTAELYEEILRRGEAQLTADGAVRALTGQHTGRSPKDKFVVRDDTTADEIWWDNNNAMSPEHFAVLHQDMLDHAKGKSLYAQDLIGGADAENALATRVITEFAWHSLFIRNLLIRPEKAELAAFTPKLTIIDLPDFKADPARHGSRTETVIACNFSKGIILIGGTSYAGEMKKAVFTMLNYLLPAKRVMPMHCSANVGPNGDAAVFFGLSGTGKTTLSADPKRTLIGDDEHGWGEHGIFNFEGGCYAKTIRLSAEAEPEIFATTRRFGTVLENVVLDENRKPDFNDGSLTENTRCAYPLDFIPNASKSGTAGHPGTIIMLTADAFGVMPPIARLTPDQAMYHFLSGYTAKVAGTEKGVTEPEATFSTCFGAPFMPRHPSEYGNLLKALIAEHGANCWLVNTGWTGGAFGVGSRMPIKATRALLAAALDGSLASADFRTDSNFGFAVPVAVPGVDSSILDPRSTWSDAVAYDAQARKLVDMFVANFAKFESHVDGSVLDAAPGVKLAAE; translated from the coding sequence ATGCAGGAACTCGGCATTCGCAACCCATCCCTTGGGCTGGAATCAATCGGTTTCACCAACCTGGACATGGTTCGGTACAACTTTGGCACCGCTGAACTCTATGAGGAAATCCTGCGCCGCGGCGAAGCGCAGCTGACCGCCGACGGTGCCGTGCGCGCCTTGACCGGCCAGCACACCGGCCGCTCGCCGAAGGACAAGTTCGTCGTTCGCGATGACACGACCGCCGATGAAATCTGGTGGGACAATAACAATGCGATGTCGCCGGAGCATTTCGCCGTGCTGCATCAGGACATGCTCGACCATGCCAAGGGCAAGTCGCTCTATGCGCAGGACCTGATCGGCGGCGCCGATGCGGAAAACGCGCTTGCGACCCGCGTCATCACGGAATTTGCCTGGCACTCCCTGTTCATCCGCAATCTCCTGATCCGCCCGGAAAAAGCAGAGCTCGCCGCCTTCACGCCGAAGCTGACGATCATCGATCTGCCGGACTTCAAGGCCGATCCTGCCCGCCATGGCTCGCGCACCGAAACGGTGATCGCCTGCAACTTCTCCAAGGGCATCATTCTGATCGGGGGCACGTCCTATGCCGGCGAGATGAAGAAGGCCGTCTTCACCATGCTCAACTATCTGCTGCCGGCCAAGCGCGTCATGCCGATGCATTGCTCCGCCAATGTCGGCCCCAACGGTGACGCAGCCGTCTTCTTCGGCCTGTCCGGCACTGGCAAGACGACGCTGTCGGCCGATCCCAAGCGCACGCTGATCGGCGACGACGAGCATGGCTGGGGCGAACATGGCATCTTCAATTTCGAAGGCGGCTGCTATGCCAAGACCATCCGCCTGTCGGCGGAAGCCGAACCGGAAATCTTCGCGACCACCCGCCGCTTCGGCACAGTGCTCGAAAATGTCGTGCTCGATGAAAACCGCAAGCCGGATTTCAACGACGGCTCGCTGACTGAGAATACCCGTTGCGCCTATCCGCTGGATTTCATCCCGAATGCCAGCAAGTCTGGAACGGCCGGACATCCAGGCACGATCATCATGCTGACCGCTGATGCATTCGGCGTCATGCCGCCGATCGCCCGCCTGACACCCGATCAGGCCATGTATCACTTCCTTTCCGGCTACACCGCCAAGGTCGCCGGCACCGAAAAAGGCGTGACCGAGCCGGAAGCAACCTTCTCGACCTGCTTTGGCGCCCCCTTCATGCCGCGTCATCCATCGGAATACGGCAATCTGTTGAAGGCGCTGATTGCCGAGCACGGCGCCAATTGCTGGCTGGTCAATACCGGCTGGACCGGCGGCGCCTTCGGTGTTGGAAGCCGCATGCCGATCAAGGCGACGCGTGCGCTGCTTGCGGCGGCCCTCGACGGGTCGCTCGCTTCTGCCGATTTCCGCACCGACAGCAATTTCGGCTTTGCCGTGCCGGTTGCGGTCCCGGGTGTCGATAGCAGCATCCTCGATCCGCGCTCGACTTGGAGCGACGCCGTCGCCTATGACGCGCAGGCCCGCAAGCTCGTCGATATGTTCGTCGCGAACTTCGCCAAGTTCGAGAGCCATGTCGATGGCAGCGTGCTCGATGCGGCGCCGGGCGTGAAGCTCGCAGCCGAATAA